One Limnochordia bacterium DNA segment encodes these proteins:
- a CDS encoding tetraprenyl-beta-curcumene synthase family protein, with protein MQQTQPILPTPYYLNRYIHVIMPRVRDELRSWLQELCCCPDAELAQQAKESIALKEFHCLGGGAYILGLQAQEEPLLRAIVSLQTISDYLDNLCDRVGFEDEQAFRNLHQAMLNAVGESSIDSDYYRGYPHQDDGGYLERLAQTCLSASRQLPGFFSVQPEIKVLIQRYIDLQVYKHLPCGREGALTSWFADYRSRFPNLFWWEFAAACGSTLAVFALLRAATLGPVDEQSKGAILRCYFPWVCGLHILLDYFIDLEEDRQHRDLNLVSYYGSLDLLTGRLIWFLRNSIDASSRLPEAQFHLLIVRGLLAMYLSDPKVDDQGFASVREALLTSGGMNSRLMYRVCRLLRVGHVL; from the coding sequence ATGCAGCAAACTCAACCAATTCTACCTACGCCCTATTATCTAAATAGATACATTCACGTGATCATGCCGCGGGTGAGGGATGAATTAAGGAGTTGGCTTCAGGAACTTTGCTGCTGCCCCGATGCGGAACTAGCCCAGCAGGCAAAGGAGAGCATTGCGTTGAAGGAGTTTCATTGCCTAGGGGGTGGGGCCTACATCCTGGGATTACAGGCGCAGGAGGAACCATTACTCAGGGCTATCGTTTCCCTTCAGACCATTAGTGACTATCTGGATAATCTATGTGACCGGGTTGGATTTGAGGATGAGCAGGCCTTTCGGAATCTGCATCAAGCGATGCTAAATGCAGTGGGGGAGTCCAGCATAGATTCAGACTATTACCGTGGGTATCCTCATCAGGATGACGGCGGCTATCTAGAACGCTTGGCCCAGACGTGCTTGTCTGCATCAAGGCAACTGCCGGGCTTCTTCTCGGTTCAGCCTGAGATTAAGGTACTCATCCAAAGATACATTGATCTGCAGGTATACAAGCATTTACCCTGTGGACGGGAAGGGGCATTGACCAGTTGGTTTGCCGACTATCGGTCCAGATTTCCCAACTTGTTTTGGTGGGAATTTGCTGCCGCGTGTGGCTCTACCTTGGCCGTTTTTGCCCTGCTTCGGGCTGCAACGTTGGGGCCGGTAGATGAGCAGTCAAAAGGAGCCATCTTAAGATGCTATTTTCCTTGGGTGTGCGGATTACATATTTTGCTAGATTACTTCATTGATCTTGAAGAGGATAGACAACACCGGGATCTGAATCTGGTATCCTACTACGGGTCACTAGATCTTCTCACAGGACGGTTAATCTGGTTCTTGCGCAATAGCATTGATGCTTCATCGAGACTACCCGAGGCCCAGTTCCACCTGTTAATTGTGCGGGGCCTTTTGGCGATGTATCTTTCTGACCCTAAGGTAGACGATCAGGGATTTGCATCTGTCAGGGAGGCACTGCTGACTTCCGGAGGCATGAATAGCCGGTTAATGTATCGAGTCTGTCGTCTGCTTAGGGTGGGCCACGTGCTCTAA
- a CDS encoding L,D-transpeptidase, with the protein MRRIALVIGMITVFLIYLGIKRPAPVSQMPHIIVVKAHNRLYFFDHQRLVHDFPVATGELPTLTPEGSFVIGDKAVNPLGLPLDDSVYGSHWLGLSHLDGTDTKYGIHGTNEPSSIGFYVSKGCIRMRNEDIEALYPMVEQGTRVYIQRGFFYGVRRWVNRLKRGAQNAANSTNSTYALLSK; encoded by the coding sequence GTGAGACGAATAGCACTTGTCATCGGCATGATTACTGTGTTTCTGATCTACCTTGGAATCAAGCGTCCTGCGCCGGTTAGTCAAATGCCCCATATTATTGTCGTCAAAGCTCATAATCGCCTGTATTTCTTTGATCACCAGCGGCTGGTACACGATTTTCCCGTTGCCACGGGAGAACTTCCCACGCTGACCCCCGAAGGAAGCTTTGTAATTGGAGACAAAGCAGTAAATCCCTTAGGTCTGCCTCTGGATGATAGTGTCTATGGTTCCCATTGGTTAGGCCTTTCCCATCTGGACGGCACGGACACTAAGTATGGCATTCATGGTACCAATGAGCCGTCGTCCATTGGGTTTTATGTTTCTAAGGGTTGTATCAGAATGCGTAATGAGGACATCGAAGCGTTGTATCCAATGGTGGAACAAGGAACCCGGGTGTACATCCAAAGGGGTTTTTTCTACGGAGTGCGTCGCTGGGTTAATCGACTGAAGAGAGGTGCGCAGAATGCAGCAAACTCAACCAATTCTACCTACGCCCTATTATCTAAATAG